A genomic region of Podarcis raffonei isolate rPodRaf1 chromosome 13, rPodRaf1.pri, whole genome shotgun sequence contains the following coding sequences:
- the FZD2 gene encoding frizzled-2, whose protein sequence is MRLADASLARCLAPPLLLLLLLGSCRAQFHGEKGISIPDHGFCQPISIPLCTDIAYNQTIMPNLLGHTSQEDAGLEVHQFYPLVKVQCSPELKFFLCSMYAPVCTVLEQAIPPCRSICERARQGCEALMNKFGFQWPERLRCENFPRHGAEQICVGQNHSEEGGSPALLTSATPIAGQGTAGHPRYATLEHPFHCPRVLKVPSYLNYKFLGEKDCAAPCEPAKPDGHMFFNQEEIRFARIWILIWSVLCCASTFFTVTTYLVDMQRFRYPERPIIFLSGCYTMVSVAYIAGFVLEERVVCNERFQDDGYRTVVQGTKKEGCTILFMMLYFFSMASSIWWVILSLTWFLAAGMKWGHEAIEANSQYFHLAAWAVPAVKTITILAMGQIDGDLLSGVCFVGLNNIDPLRGFVLAPLFVYLFIGTSFLLAGFVSLFRIRTIMKHGGTKTEKLERLMVRIGVFSVLYTVPATIVIACYFYEQAFREHWERSWISQNCKSLAIPCPLQYTPRMNPDFTVYMIKYLMTLIVGITSGFWIWSGKTLHSWRKFYTRLTNSKHGETTV, encoded by the coding sequence ATGCGCCTTGCCGACGCGTCCTTGGCTCGCTGCCTGGCGCCGCCgctgttactgctgctgctgctgggctcctGCCGGGCCCAGTTCCATGGGGAGAAGGGCATTTCGATCCCCGACCACGGCTTCTGCCAGCCGATCTCCATCCCTCTGTGCACCGACATTGCCTACAACCAGACGATCATGCCCAACTTGCTGGGGCACACGAGCCAAGAGGACGCGGGTTTGGAGGTGCACCAGTTCTACCCGCTGGTGAAGGTGCAGTGCTCGCCGGAGCTCAAGTTCTTCCTGTGCTCCATGTACGCGCCCGTCTGCACCGTCCTGGAGCAGGCCATCCCGCCGTGCCGCTCCATCTGCGAGCGGGCGCGCCAGGGCTGCGAGGCGCTTATGAACAAGTTCGGCTTCCAGTGGCCCGAGCGGCTGCGCTGCGAGAACTTCCCCCGCCACGGCGCGGAGCAGATCTGCGTGGGGCAGAACCACTCGGAGGAAGGCGGCTCGCCGGCGCTGCTCACCAGCGCCACCCCCATCGCCGGCCAAGGCACGGCGGGCCACCCCCGCTACGCCACCCTGGAGCACCCCTTCCACTGCCCGCGAGTGCTCAAGGTGCCCAGCTACCTCAACTACAAGTTCCTGGGCGAGAAGGACTGTGCTGCGCCCTGCGAGCCGGCCAAGCCCGATGGGCACATGTTCTTCAACCAAGAGGAGATCCGCTTCGCCCGCATCTGGATCCTCATCTGGTCAGTGCTGTGCTGCGCCTCCACCTTCTTCACCGTCACCACCTACCTGGTGGACATGCAGCGCTTCCGCTACCCAGAGAGGCCCATCATCTTCCTCTCGGGCTGCTACACCATGGTGTCCGTGGCGTACATCGCCGGCTTCGTGCTGGAGGAGCGGGTGGTGTGCAACGAGCGCTTCCAGGACGACGGCTACCGCACGGTGGTGCAGGGCACCAAGAAGGAAGGCTGCACCATCCTCTTCATGATGCTCTACTTCTTCAGCAtggccagctccatctggtgggTCATCCTCTCCCTCACCTGGTTCCTGGCGGCTGGCATGAAGTGGGGCCACGAGGCCATTGAGGCCAACTCTCAGTACTTCCACTTGGCCGCCTGGGCCGTGCCGGCCGTCAAGACCATCACCATCCTGGCCATGGGGCAGATTGACGGCGACCTGCTCAGCGGCGTGTGCTTCGTGGGCCTCAACAACATCGACCCCCTGCGCGGCTTCGTGCTGGCGCCGCTCTTCGTCTACCTCTTCATCGGCACCTCCTTCCTGCTGGCGGGCTTCGTCTCCCTCTTCCGCATCCGGACCATCATGAAGCACGGAGGCACCAAGACGGAGAAGCTGGAGCGCCTGATGGTGCGCATTGGGGTCTTCAGTGTGCTCTACACCGTCCCAGCCACCATCGTCATCGCCTGCTACTTCTACGAACAGGCCTTCCGCGAGCACTGGGAGCGCAGCTGGATCAGCCAGAACTGCAAGAGCTTGGCCATCCCCTGCCCGCTCCAGTACACCCCGCGGATGAACCCCGACTTCACCGTCTACATGATCAAGTATCTCATGACGCTCATCGTGGGCATCACCTCGGGGTTCTGGATCTGGTCGGGCAAAACCCTGCACTCCTGGAGGAAATTCTATACCAGGCTAACTAACAGCAAACACGGGGAGACGACCGTTTGA